The genomic window GGCCGACGCGCCGGACTGCGCGGGCATCGACCGCAGCAGCAGGTTCATGGCCTTGGTGGACTCGGTGCCGGGGAGCGAGAAACTGTCGTTGGTCTTGGTACCGGCCAGTTGGGAGGCGGTGCCGAGGCCCACGAGCGCCGCGACCCACAGCAGCACCACGAGGACCCGGTGCCGGAGGCACCAGCGGGCGAGGGCGGACACGAAGGCGTCTCCTTTTTCAGGATATCCAGGGGTTCCCTTCCAGCTTCGGGGGACGCGCGGGACGAACGGTCCACCTGACGCACGGTCTTCGCACTACCGCGAGCGCGGTAGCCGCCTACGCCGGAGGGACGGAACCGGGCCGGACGAGCCCCGTCTCGTAGGCGATCATCACGAGCTGCGCCCGGTCGTGCGCGCCGAGCTTGGTCTGCGTCCGGTTGACGTGGGTCTTGGCGGTGGCGGGGCTGATCCCGAGCCGTCCGGCGATGTCGTCGTTGGACAGGCCCGCCGCGACGAGCACCAGAATCTCCCGCTCCCGGTCGGTCAGCGCGCCGAGCCGCTCGCCGGACGCCGCCGCGTCCTCGGCCGGGCCGCGCAGGAACCGGCCGATCACCGCGCGGGTCGCGGCCGGGGACAGCAGCGAGTCGCCGCGCGCCACCAGCCGGATCGCCTGCTGGAGTTCGACGGGCTCGACGCCCTTGCCGAGGAACCCGCTGGCGCCCGAGCGCAGCGCGGCGAACACGTATTCGTCGATCTCGAAGGTCGTGAGGACGAGGACGCGCACGGCTGGGAACGCCGTCGTGATGCGGCGGGTCGCGGTGATGCCGTCGGAGCCTGGCATGCGGACGTCCATCAGCACGACGTCGGCGTCCCGGGCGAGTTCGACGGCCGCCAGCCCGTCCGCGGCCTCCCCGACGACCTCCAGGTCCGGCGCGGAGTCCACGAGGACGCGAAAGCCCGCCCGGACGAGCGCCTGGTCGTCGGCCAGCAGGACGCGGACGGTCACCGGCCGCTCCCGCCGTGCGGCAGCGTCGCGGCGACCCGGAACCGCCCGTCGGCGCGTCCGGCGGTGAACGTCCCGCCGAGGGCGTGGGCGCGCTCGCGCATCCCGACCATGCCGTGGCCCGCCTCGCCCGGCTCCCCCGGGCTCGACGGGCTGGTGACGGTGACGCGCAGCTCGTCCGTCCGGTAGTCGAGCCGCAGATCCGCGTACGGACGGGCGGCGTGCTTGCCGACGTTCGTCAGCGCCTCCTGGACGATCCGGAACGCCGACAGGTCCACCGCCGACGGCAGGTCGGCGGGCACGCCGGTGACGCTCTGGTCGACGACCATCCCGGCGGCGGTGAAGCTCGCGACGAGATCGGGCAGCCGCGCGAGGCCGGGCGACGGCTCCTCGGGCGCGTCCGGCGCCTCGGCGTCGGGCTGGCGGAGCAGGCCGATCGTGGCGCGGACCTCGTCCAGCGACGCCCGCGCGGCCCGCCGGATGTGCGCCAGGGACTCGCGGGCCTGCGCCGGGTCGTTCTCCAGGACGTGCGCGGCGACCCCGGCCTGCACGTTGATCAGCGAGACGTGGTGGGCGAGGACGTCGTGCAGCTCGCGCGCGATGCGCAGCCGCTCGTCGATGACCCGCCGCCGCGCCTCCTGCTCGCGCGTCTCCTCCGCGCGCCGCGCCCGCTCCTTGATCGCGGCGACGTACGCGCGGCCGTGCCGGACGGCGTCGCCGAGCGCGGCGGCCAGCGCGCTCTGGGCGAGCAGCGCGACGATCTCCGGGCCGAGCCACCACGGGTTGCCGAACACCGCGCTCGTCCCGGCGAGCACGGCGGACACGGCCGCCGCCGCGACCACCCCGGCCTTGCGCCCGCGGTACAGCGCGATCGTGTAGAGCGCGATCATCGTGGTGATCATGAGCGGGCTCTTGAGCCCGCCGTTGGCCAGGTAGCACGCCATCCCGGACGTCGTGACGACGAGCGTCAGCACCGGCCACACGCGCCGCACGACCAGCGCCGCGCAGATCACCGTGCCGAGCAGCACGCCGTGCGCCGTCAGCCCGCCGGCCTCGCGGGGCATGGCGATCGGCCGGACGAGCGTCAGCGCGAGCACCGCCCCGGCGAGCAGCGCGTCGGCCGTCAGCGGACGCGCCCGCAGCGCCGCCTTCAGCCGGAGCAGCCCGGACGGCTCGGCGACCCCAACGACGGACATACCCGAAAGGTACCCGCGAGCCCCCCGTCCCGGAGCCCGGCCGGGGGGCCGCTCCGGGTCACGCCCGGAGTGTCACCTCCTTGACGAGCCGCGATGTCCACGGGCACCAGAGGCCGCCGGGCAGGAACGCGCCGCCCGCCTCGTCCAGGTGGTCCTCGACGTAGGGCATCGTGGCGTCGCAGACCTCGATCGCGGCGTTGAAGAACTGGACCGTCGCCGGGTCGTAGTGGAAGCTCCAGCGCGGGTTGTACGGCGCGGACCGCTTGACGAGCCGTCCGTAGATGTGCGGCTGGTCGGACGTCTCCCCCGCCAGCAGGGCGCGGGCGTGCGCGATCTGCCCGGGGTCGGTCAGCTTGACGACGCCCGTCTCGCGCGTGATGTCGGTGAACTCGAAGTACGCGGCGTCCTCGGCGCGGTGCTGCGCGGCCTGCGCGGCGGGCGTCCCCGTGACGGCGAGCGCGGCCACCGCCGCGAGGGCCCCGAGCTTGGTGATGACGTGTCGCATTCGTGCGCCTCCTTGTCGTCCGACGGCCGCGATCACGACCGTCGAGACGCACTGTAATCACACGACCACGGATTGTTCGTGATAACGCCATGTATCTGACAAGCTCGCAACCCATAACCAGCCCCGTCAGCCCGGTTCTGTCACACGCGGCTCGTAGAGTGCGGGGCATGGACGAGAGCGACGTCTTCGCGACCCTGCGCGAGATCTGCCTGGCGCTGCCCGAGGCGGCCGAGAAGCCGTTCGGCGGCCACACCGCGCCGTCCTTCCGCGTGCGCGACAAACTCTTCGCGATGACCAGCGAGGACGGCACCCGCCTCACCCTGAAGGCGGGCCCCGGCGTCCAGCAGGCCCTGGTGGCCGAGAACCCCGAACGCTTCCACGTCCCCCCGTACGTGGGCCCGAAGGGCTGGATCGGCGTCGCCCTGGACGTCCCCCA from Actinomadura rubteroloni includes these protein-coding regions:
- a CDS encoding response regulator transcription factor; protein product: MTVRVLLADDQALVRAGFRVLVDSAPDLEVVGEAADGLAAVELARDADVVLMDVRMPGSDGITATRRITTAFPAVRVLVLTTFEIDEYVFAALRSGASGFLGKGVEPVELQQAIRLVARGDSLLSPAATRAVIGRFLRGPAEDAAASGERLGALTDREREILVLVAAGLSNDDIAGRLGISPATAKTHVNRTQTKLGAHDRAQLVMIAYETGLVRPGSVPPA
- a CDS encoding sensor histidine kinase; this translates as MSVVGVAEPSGLLRLKAALRARPLTADALLAGAVLALTLVRPIAMPREAGGLTAHGVLLGTVICAALVVRRVWPVLTLVVTTSGMACYLANGGLKSPLMITTMIALYTIALYRGRKAGVVAAAAVSAVLAGTSAVFGNPWWLGPEIVALLAQSALAAALGDAVRHGRAYVAAIKERARRAEETREQEARRRVIDERLRIARELHDVLAHHVSLINVQAGVAAHVLENDPAQARESLAHIRRAARASLDEVRATIGLLRQPDAEAPDAPEEPSPGLARLPDLVASFTAAGMVVDQSVTGVPADLPSAVDLSAFRIVQEALTNVGKHAARPYADLRLDYRTDELRVTVTSPSSPGEPGEAGHGMVGMRERAHALGGTFTAGRADGRFRVAATLPHGGSGR
- a CDS encoding BP74-related protein; amino-acid sequence: MRHVITKLGALAAVAALAVTGTPAAQAAQHRAEDAAYFEFTDITRETGVVKLTDPGQIAHARALLAGETSDQPHIYGRLVKRSAPYNPRWSFHYDPATVQFFNAAIEVCDATMPYVEDHLDEAGGAFLPGGLWCPWTSRLVKEVTLRA
- a CDS encoding MmcQ/YjbR family DNA-binding protein yields the protein MDESDVFATLREICLALPEAAEKPFGGHTAPSFRVRDKLFAMTSEDGTRLTLKAGPGVQQALVAENPERFHVPPYVGPKGWIGVALDVPQDWDELAELIEDSYRLVAPKRLTARLDTP